Below is a window of Brachyspira pilosicoli DNA.
CAATAAAAGAACTGGGGGTGTGGGGGCAACGCCACCACAAATAAAAAACTTAAAAAATATTTTATTTTCAAGAAAAAAATTAGCACACACCCATTGAGGCAAATCACACAACGCACGCAGAACATAATTTTAACATATAGTAAGTCTAAAATTATAAAGCAGATTTGTAAATAGAATTTAGTTTAACGTGCGGTTAAAATTTTAATTTTTTTAGGTTAATTATCAATTCTATTAATAAGCATTTGTTGAGTTTTGAACTTCTTCAAGTTTATTAATAGCATCTCTAAACATAGTAAAATTGCTTTGCCAGTTGCTTGTTGCTGTGGGTGATATTGATATGTCTTCGTAGGTGTTTTCATTGAAATTATTAATAAAATTAAATCTTATATTTGATATGCTTTTTGTAGTAAAATTGTCAAACTCATTATCATTATTAAATTTATATCTTACTTCTATATCATAATATTTTAAATTACCCATTGTAAATGGAGTGAATACTGTTTTTTGTATGTTTGTTAATTCTAAAGAGCTTCCGTCATCAAACATAAATATTATAGGAGTTGAGCTTGCTACTTGAAAATAGTATGGATATCTATATCTAAACTCTAATGTTAAAGTTCTTCCATATCTTTTGAAAAATCTAAAACTATTTTCACGCATATATTTTTGAGTGTTTTTCCAAGAGGTGAATATATTTATTTTTGATGTGAGTTTATCTCTTTCTGTGATATATGCTCTATTTTTTATAGTATCGTATATTATACTATTAGTGTCCATATTGTTTTGAGCAGATAGCATTAGAGAGCTAAACACTATTAAAATGAATATATACCTATACATAAAAAACTCCAATTTTAAACATTATAACTCCATATAATAAGACGGAATTATAATATGTAAAATTGAATGCAAATATATATTTTTTAATATTCATAAAAATATTTGTTAATAAAGATTTTGATTATTATAAAAAATATAATATTGTTGTTATAAAACTTTTAATATATTTTATAATTTTTTTGACAAATTTTAATTAATTGTGTATTATGTTAATCTAATAATTTAAATATTGGAGTAAAATTATGGATATGTTAGAAAAATCTGAAGATATAATAGCTTATATAAAAAATTCAACAAAAAAAACACCGGTTAAAGCATATATAAAAGGAACTTTATCAAATATAAAAACCAATGCTAAAATTTTTTCTTATGGGGATTTTAATTTTATAGTTGGTGATTATGAAGAGATAAAAAAAATATTAGAAGAGTATAAAGAATTTATAATGGATTATTATTTAGAAAATGACAGAAGAAACTCTGGAGTACCTACTTTAAGTTATTTTAATATTAATGCGAGAATTGAGCCTGGTGCTATTATAAGAGACAAAGTAAAAATAGGTGATAATGCTGTTATAATGATGGGAGCTATTATTAACATTGGTGCTGAGGTAGGAGATGGAACTATGATAGATATGGGTGCTGTATTAGGAGGACGAGCTATTGTTGGTAAGAATTGTCATATTGGTGCTGGGGCAGTATTGGCTGGAGTAATAGAACCTCCTTCTGCTAAGCCTGTTATAGTTGAAGATAACGTTGTAATAGGAGCTAATGCTGTTGTATTAGAGGGAGTTCATATTGGTAAGAATGCCGTTATTGGTGCTGGTGCTATTGTTATAGAGGATGTAGCAGAAAATCAAGTAGTTGCTGGTAATCCTGCTAAAGTTATTAAAGAAAAAGACAGTAAAACTATTGATAAAACAAAATTAGTTGATGATTTGAGAAAATAATTTTAGTTTATTAAATATTTAAATATATATTTTGTTATAGAAGTTTTTATTTTATTCAATTTTTTCTGTTCTTTTTCCCGCAGCTCGCGGTGCGGACTTCGTCAAAAGAACAAAAAGTGCAAGCATTTTTACTCTATATGTTGGAATATGTATTAATATAAAATAATACTTGTATTTTAAGTATAAAAAATACAGTCCTTTTGCTTCTTTGGTTGGGGCACGCCTCCGGCACTCCCTAC
It encodes the following:
- the dapD gene encoding 2,3,4,5-tetrahydropyridine-2,6-dicarboxylate N-acetyltransferase, producing MDMLEKSEDIIAYIKNSTKKTPVKAYIKGTLSNIKTNAKIFSYGDFNFIVGDYEEIKKILEEYKEFIMDYYLENDRRNSGVPTLSYFNINARIEPGAIIRDKVKIGDNAVIMMGAIINIGAEVGDGTMIDMGAVLGGRAIVGKNCHIGAGAVLAGVIEPPSAKPVIVEDNVVIGANAVVLEGVHIGKNAVIGAGAIVIEDVAENQVVAGNPAKVIKEKDSKTIDKTKLVDDLRK